The Candidatus Poribacteria bacterium genome has a window encoding:
- a CDS encoding alcohol dehydrogenase catalytic domain-containing protein: MSTMKAAIYTGIEQISIQEVGYEPPAPGYVGIDTKQTGICGSDLHSYFGHWDQSHTHAAGHETCGTVIELGEGVTGLQPGDKVAIEFFSHCGRCLYCRKGYYNHCSERQWVSHNAHGGFAEYTNAHISGLFKLPESMSFEEGALVEPLAVSYRAVGQANASYQDRVAIIGGGTIGQFALAAAVAAGVKETLITVKYDQQAKLAKELGADHVVNIGDTDLKEYVNDLTSGLGMDAVIETVGGGQNFDAAMGIVRRHGTVVLVAGYFEPLEVDLSRIVWSEAIVTGSNCYGFTGMDTDFGAAIELISSGKVDATKLVTHRYPLEDVVEAFRVSADKRSGAIKVHLRQ; encoded by the coding sequence ATGAGTACAATGAAAGCCGCGATTTACACAGGCATCGAACAAATTAGCATTCAAGAGGTGGGATACGAGCCCCCTGCGCCGGGGTACGTCGGCATCGACACCAAGCAAACCGGAATCTGCGGGAGTGACCTCCACAGCTATTTTGGGCACTGGGATCAATCGCATACCCACGCCGCCGGCCACGAAACCTGCGGCACTGTTATCGAGCTGGGTGAAGGTGTTACGGGGCTTCAACCGGGTGATAAGGTCGCGATCGAATTTTTCTCACACTGTGGACGCTGCCTCTACTGCCGAAAGGGCTATTACAATCACTGTTCGGAACGCCAATGGGTTTCACACAATGCGCACGGGGGCTTTGCAGAGTACACAAATGCCCATATTTCAGGACTCTTTAAGCTGCCTGAAAGCATGAGTTTTGAAGAAGGAGCTTTGGTTGAGCCGCTTGCGGTCTCCTACCGTGCTGTGGGGCAAGCCAACGCGAGCTATCAGGACCGGGTTGCAATTATTGGCGGCGGAACCATCGGACAGTTCGCCCTCGCAGCGGCAGTGGCAGCAGGGGTCAAAGAAACTTTAATCACTGTCAAGTATGATCAGCAAGCTAAATTGGCGAAGGAATTAGGTGCTGACCATGTGGTCAACATTGGCGACACGGATCTTAAAGAATATGTCAACGATTTGACGAGTGGTTTGGGAATGGATGCTGTGATTGAGACCGTTGGGGGTGGACAGAACTTCGATGCTGCGATGGGCATCGTCCGGCGACACGGAACAGTTGTGCTCGTGGCAGGATATTTTGAGCCGTTGGAAGTAGATCTGAGCCGTATCGTTTGGTCAGAGGCAATTGTCACTGGCTCTAACTGTTACGGCTTCACCGGCATGGACACCGATTTCGGCGCAGCGATTGAACTCATCTCGTCCGGTAAGGTTGATGCGACTAAGCTGGTGACCCACCGGTATCCACTGGAGGACGTTGTTGAAGCGTTCAGGGTTTCCGCCGACAAACGTTCCGGCGCGATTAAAGTGCATTTGCGCCAGTGA
- a CDS encoding helix-turn-helix domain-containing protein, translated as MLKTHKIALDPNNVQATQFAQHCGYARVAYNHVLADFKDGLDNDEWRSHIELNKRFNAIKRDTYEWCSQLNQRAAHNAIYFNFQDAIKRWKSGQSLFPKFKKRSKGQRFQADAGRGTT; from the coding sequence ATGTTAAAAACCCACAAAATCGCTTTAGATCCCAACAACGTTCAGGCAACGCAATTCGCTCAACATTGTGGTTATGCCCGTGTAGCCTACAATCATGTCCTTGCAGATTTTAAGGATGGTTTAGACAATGACGAATGGCGTAGCCATATAGAGTTAAACAAACGCTTTAATGCTATCAAGCGTGATACTTATGAATGGTGTAGTCAACTCAATCAACGTGCTGCCCATAATGCGATTTACTTCAACTTCCAAGATGCTATCAAGCGTTGGAAGTCAGGTCAGAGTCTATTTCCCAAGTTCAAGAAGCGTTCTAAAGGACAGCGTTTCCAAGCAGACGCAGGCAGAGGCACAACT